From a region of the Mycolicibacterium sp. MU0050 genome:
- a CDS encoding sensor domain-containing protein: MGLIVRLLGWCVLALALPACTTVVDGRASAPADAGPWSPPLVDARAVLLDLNSMRGITGAGTDLSVIPSMDTPYPVDITPLADEAPPPCRFLFAETATFGTSIDDFHKISYQSPPDAGLISQAAAVYVDPPTARAVFDELTHAATDCAQTPFGQTYLGELRSDDRSLRTRAGECGRDYRLKAVVLAEVTFCAFGESVSDIVLANLLGGVPE; encoded by the coding sequence GTGGGCCTCATCGTTCGGCTGCTCGGCTGGTGTGTCCTCGCACTGGCCCTGCCGGCATGCACCACCGTGGTCGACGGGCGGGCGTCCGCCCCCGCCGACGCGGGCCCGTGGTCGCCGCCGCTGGTCGACGCCCGTGCCGTACTGCTGGATCTGAACTCGATGCGGGGCATCACCGGGGCGGGCACGGACCTCTCGGTGATCCCGTCGATGGACACCCCCTACCCCGTCGACATCACCCCGCTGGCCGACGAGGCGCCGCCGCCGTGCCGGTTCCTCTTCGCCGAGACCGCGACCTTCGGCACCAGCATCGACGACTTCCACAAGATCAGCTATCAGAGCCCGCCCGACGCCGGGTTGATCTCGCAGGCCGCCGCGGTCTACGTCGATCCGCCGACCGCGCGGGCGGTGTTCGACGAGTTGACGCACGCGGCCACCGATTGCGCCCAGACGCCTTTCGGCCAGACCTATCTGGGCGAGCTGCGCTCCGACGACCGGTCGCTGCGCACCCGGGCGGGCGAGTGCGGCCGCGACTATCGGCTCAAGGCGGTGGTGCTCGCCGAGGTGACGTTCTGCGCGTTCGGCGAATCGGTCTCCGACATCGTGCTGGCGAACCTGCTCGGCGGCGTCCCGGAGTGA
- a CDS encoding MmcQ/YjbR family DNA-binding protein — MPHPIMFDDDDPALAELRRIALDFPGAAEKVSFGRPVFHAPKMFAMYGGTCKTTGEMVAFPHSVLVKVDEAERPALEQDPRFFFPMYLGPFGWLGLDLTAAAVDWDEVTELVDASFRLAAAKKLVKELDARRR, encoded by the coding sequence ATGCCTCATCCGATCATGTTCGACGACGACGATCCGGCCCTGGCCGAGCTGCGGCGCATCGCGCTGGACTTCCCCGGCGCCGCCGAGAAGGTGTCATTCGGCCGGCCGGTGTTCCACGCGCCGAAGATGTTCGCGATGTACGGCGGCACCTGCAAGACCACCGGCGAGATGGTCGCCTTCCCGCATTCGGTGCTGGTGAAGGTCGACGAGGCCGAACGCCCGGCCCTCGAACAGGACCCCCGGTTCTTCTTCCCGATGTACCTGGGCCCCTTCGGCTGGCTCGGCCTGGACCTCACCGCCGCCGCGGTGGATTGGGACGAGGTCACCGAACTGGTGGACGCCTCCTTCCGCCTGGCGGCGGCCAAGAAGCTGGTCAAGGAACTGGACGCGCGCCGGCGTTAG
- a CDS encoding SRPBCC family protein has product MSTDRIEKSAVLRAPLDRVWRAISDSEQFGTWFGMRVDGPFAAGESLSCAMTGTAVDDEVAAAQQAHDEQPFVLHIVAVEPQCYFSFRWNPLAGEQFADLTTLVEFTLSEVDDGVLLQIVESGFDALPADRRAGAFSDNSQGWAEQLKLIGRYVTAAQWA; this is encoded by the coding sequence ATGTCCACCGATCGCATCGAGAAGAGCGCGGTGCTGCGCGCACCACTGGACCGCGTGTGGCGCGCCATCAGCGACTCCGAACAGTTCGGCACCTGGTTCGGCATGCGTGTCGACGGGCCGTTCGCCGCGGGGGAGTCGCTGTCGTGCGCCATGACGGGCACCGCCGTCGACGACGAGGTCGCCGCGGCGCAGCAGGCGCACGACGAGCAGCCGTTCGTCTTGCACATCGTCGCTGTCGAACCCCAGTGCTACTTCAGCTTTCGCTGGAATCCGTTGGCGGGGGAGCAGTTCGCGGACCTGACCACCCTGGTCGAGTTCACCTTGTCCGAGGTCGATGACGGGGTGCTGCTGCAGATCGTCGAGTCGGGTTTCGATGCGCTGCCCGCCGACCGTCGCGCCGGCGCATTCTCGGACAACTCCCAGGGCTGGGCCGAGCAGCTGAAGCTGATCGGTCGTTACGTGACCGCCGCCCAATGGGCCTAG
- a CDS encoding metalloregulator ArsR/SmtB family transcription factor, whose product MGLAAAPAPVFDALGDPNRLRIIIRLCDAGPCSTSALTEAIPATRQAATKHLAVLETAGLVRSEKRGRERIWTLQPESLTAAGDYLDALSRRWDQRIDRLRAFVETDPD is encoded by the coding sequence ATGGGCCTAGCCGCGGCGCCGGCACCGGTCTTCGATGCCCTCGGCGACCCCAACCGGCTGCGGATCATCATCCGGTTGTGTGATGCCGGACCCTGCTCCACCTCCGCGCTCACCGAGGCGATCCCGGCTACCCGGCAGGCCGCGACCAAGCACCTCGCGGTGCTGGAAACGGCCGGCCTGGTACGCAGCGAAAAGCGCGGGCGGGAACGGATCTGGACCCTGCAGCCCGAATCGCTGACCGCGGCCGGGGACTACCTCGATGCGCTGTCGCGGCGGTGGGACCAACGCATCGACCGCCTGCGCGCCTTCGTCGAGACCGACCCCGACTAA
- the ligA gene encoding NAD-dependent DNA ligase LigA: MSSADHDSGDAVEADPDEADLRREWQELADEVRDHQFRYYIRDAPIISDGEFDALLGRLNALEEQHPQLRTPDSPTQLVGGAGFATEFAPAEHLERMLSLDNVFNTEELSAWTTRLRAEIGDDQHFLCELKIDGVALSLVYRDGRLERGATRGDGRTGEDVTLNARTIDDIPLRLTGTDEYPVPAVLEVRGEVFFRLADFEALNASLVAEGKPPFANPRNSAAGSLRQKNPAVTARRRLRMICHGLGHVEGFTPDSLHDAYLALQSWGLPVSEHTARVQGLTAVQERIAYWGEHRHDVEHEIDGVVVKVDAVSLQRRLGATSRAPRWAIAYKYPPEEATTKLLDIRVNVGRTGRVTPFAYMEPVKVAGSTVGLATLHNASEVKRKGVLIGDTVVIRKAGDVIPEVLGPVVDVRDGSEREFVMPTTCPECGSPLAPAKEGDADIRCPNSRSCPAQLRERVFHMAGRGAFDIEALGEKAATALLTSGVITDEGDLFTLTAEDLLRTDLFTTQKGELSKNGELLLANLDKAKAQPLWRVLVALSIRHVGPTAARALAGEFGSLEAIEAASEEQLAAVEGVGPTIAAAVVEWFTVDWHRAIVDKWRAAGVRMADERDAGIERTLEGLSIVVTGSLAGFSRDQAKEAILARGGKAAGSVSKKTAYVVAGDAPGSKYDKAVELGVPILDEDGFRRLLEHGPN; the protein is encoded by the coding sequence GTGAGCTCAGCCGACCATGACTCCGGAGATGCCGTCGAGGCAGACCCGGACGAAGCCGATCTGCGCCGCGAGTGGCAGGAACTCGCCGACGAGGTGCGCGACCATCAGTTCCGCTACTACATCCGCGACGCGCCGATCATCTCCGACGGCGAGTTCGACGCGCTGTTGGGCCGGCTCAATGCGCTCGAGGAGCAGCATCCGCAGTTGCGCACCCCGGATTCGCCCACGCAACTGGTCGGCGGCGCAGGGTTCGCCACCGAGTTCGCGCCGGCCGAGCACCTCGAGCGGATGCTCAGCCTGGACAACGTCTTCAACACCGAGGAGTTGTCCGCCTGGACCACGCGGCTGCGGGCCGAGATCGGCGACGATCAGCACTTCCTGTGCGAGCTGAAGATCGACGGCGTCGCGCTGTCGCTGGTGTACCGCGACGGCCGGCTGGAGCGCGGCGCCACCCGCGGTGACGGCCGCACGGGCGAGGACGTCACGCTGAACGCCCGCACCATCGACGACATCCCGCTGCGCCTGACCGGCACCGACGAGTACCCGGTGCCCGCGGTGCTCGAGGTGCGCGGCGAGGTGTTCTTCCGCCTCGCCGACTTCGAGGCGCTCAATGCCAGCCTGGTGGCCGAGGGCAAGCCGCCGTTCGCCAACCCGCGCAACAGCGCCGCGGGGTCGCTGCGGCAGAAGAACCCGGCGGTGACCGCGCGGCGCCGGCTGCGGATGATCTGCCACGGCCTCGGCCACGTCGAGGGCTTCACGCCGGACTCGCTGCACGACGCCTATCTGGCGTTGCAGAGCTGGGGGCTGCCGGTCTCCGAGCACACCGCCCGGGTGCAGGGGCTGACCGCGGTGCAGGAGCGCATCGCCTACTGGGGCGAGCACCGCCACGACGTCGAACACGAGATCGACGGCGTGGTGGTCAAGGTCGACGCGGTGTCGCTGCAGCGCCGACTCGGCGCCACGTCCCGCGCGCCACGGTGGGCGATCGCCTACAAGTATCCGCCGGAGGAGGCCACCACCAAGCTGCTCGACATCCGGGTCAACGTGGGGCGCACCGGCCGCGTCACGCCGTTCGCCTACATGGAGCCGGTGAAGGTCGCGGGCTCCACGGTGGGGCTGGCCACGCTGCACAACGCCTCGGAGGTCAAACGCAAGGGCGTGCTGATCGGGGACACCGTCGTCATCCGCAAGGCCGGCGACGTCATCCCCGAGGTGCTCGGACCCGTCGTCGATGTGCGCGACGGCTCCGAACGCGAATTCGTCATGCCGACAACGTGTCCGGAGTGCGGCAGCCCGCTGGCGCCGGCCAAGGAGGGCGACGCCGACATCCGCTGCCCCAACTCGCGCAGTTGCCCGGCGCAGCTGCGCGAGCGGGTGTTCCACATGGCCGGCCGCGGCGCCTTCGACATCGAGGCGCTGGGGGAGAAGGCCGCCACCGCGCTGCTGACCTCCGGGGTCATCACCGACGAGGGCGACCTGTTCACGCTGACCGCCGAGGACCTGCTGCGCACCGACCTGTTCACCACGCAGAAGGGTGAGCTGTCGAAGAACGGCGAGCTGCTGCTGGCCAACCTCGACAAGGCGAAGGCCCAGCCGCTGTGGCGGGTGCTGGTGGCCCTGTCCATCCGGCACGTCGGCCCCACCGCGGCCCGCGCGCTGGCCGGCGAGTTCGGCAGCCTGGAGGCCATCGAGGCGGCCTCCGAGGAACAGTTGGCGGCCGTCGAGGGGGTGGGGCCCACGATCGCGGCCGCCGTCGTCGAATGGTTCACCGTCGACTGGCACCGCGCCATCGTCGACAAGTGGCGGGCCGCCGGCGTGCGGATGGCCGACGAGCGCGACGCCGGCATCGAGCGCACCCTCGAGGGCCTGTCGATCGTGGTCACCGGCTCGCTGGCCGGATTCTCCCGCGATCAGGCCAAGGAGGCGATCCTCGCCCGCGGCGGCAAAGCCGCCGGGTCGGTGTCGAAGAAGACCGCCTACGTGGTCGCCGGGGACGCCCCGGGCTCCAAATACGACAAGGCCGTCGAACTCGGCGTGCCGATCCTCGACGAGGACGGCTTCCGCCGGCTGCTCGAACACGGGCCGAACTGA
- a CDS encoding methionine synthase encodes MSIFATATGIGSWPGTAPRQAAEIVVGELHSMTHLVELPARGIGADLIGRAGALLVDIAIDTVPRGYRVVARGGAVARRAVSLLGEDMDALEEAWELAGLRGSGRRVKVQAPGPITLAAELELGNGHRAITDPGAVRDLAESLAEGVAAHRAELVRRLDTEVVVQFDEPTLPAALAGRLRGVTSLNPVHPVDEALAVELIDRCVGRAGQAAVLHCCAADIPWNVLRRSEIGAVSVDVAALGPADLDHLGEFLEAGRTVLLGAVPAVEPAQRPSVEQVAGALAAVTDRLGFGRAILAERIGVTPACGLAGTTPQWARRAVELCQQVADGLVADPESI; translated from the coding sequence GTGAGTATTTTCGCCACCGCGACCGGGATCGGCTCCTGGCCCGGTACCGCGCCGCGGCAGGCCGCCGAAATCGTTGTGGGCGAGCTGCATTCGATGACCCACCTGGTCGAGCTGCCCGCCCGGGGGATCGGGGCGGACCTGATCGGCCGGGCGGGCGCGCTGCTGGTCGACATCGCGATCGACACCGTCCCGCGCGGTTACCGGGTGGTCGCCCGCGGTGGGGCGGTGGCCCGCCGGGCCGTCAGCCTGCTCGGCGAGGACATGGACGCGCTCGAAGAGGCCTGGGAGCTCGCCGGGCTGCGGGGGTCGGGCCGCCGGGTGAAGGTCCAGGCCCCCGGCCCCATCACGCTGGCCGCGGAGCTCGAACTCGGTAACGGACACCGCGCGATCACCGATCCGGGTGCGGTGCGCGACCTGGCCGAGTCCCTGGCCGAGGGCGTGGCCGCCCATCGTGCGGAGCTGGTCCGCCGGCTGGACACCGAGGTGGTCGTGCAATTCGACGAGCCGACGTTGCCCGCCGCGCTGGCCGGACGGCTGCGCGGCGTCACCAGCCTGAACCCGGTGCACCCGGTCGACGAGGCGCTGGCCGTCGAGTTGATCGACCGCTGTGTCGGCCGGGCGGGGCAGGCTGCGGTCCTCCATTGTTGCGCCGCGGATATCCCCTGGAACGTGTTGCGGCGCAGTGAGATAGGTGCCGTCTCGGTGGATGTCGCCGCGCTGGGGCCCGCCGACCTCGATCACCTGGGCGAGTTTCTGGAGGCCGGCCGCACCGTGCTGCTGGGGGCGGTCCCGGCGGTCGAACCGGCCCAACGTCCGTCGGTCGAGCAGGTGGCCGGTGCGCTCGCCGCGGTCACCGATCGGCTGGGCTTCGGCCGCGCGATCCTGGCCGAGCGCATCGGGGTGACGCCGGCCTGCGGGCTGGCCGGCACGACCCCGCAGTGGGCGCGGCGCGCGGTGGAGTTGTGCCAGCAGGTGGCCGACGGACTGGTGGCCGACCCCGAGTCCATCTGA
- the gatA gene encoding Asp-tRNA(Asn)/Glu-tRNA(Gln) amidotransferase subunit GatA codes for MSNADLVRLSAADLAAKIAAKEVSSTEATAACLEQIDRTDGQYNAFLHVAGEQALATAAAIDKRVAGGEELPSALAGVPLALKDVFTTTDMPTTCGSKILEGWNSPYDATVTERLRAAGLPILGKTNMDEFAMGSSTENSAYGPTRNPWDTERVPGGSGGGSAAALAAFQAPLAIGSDTGGSIRQPAALTATVGVKPTYGTVSRYGLIACASSLDQGGPCARTVLDTALLHEVIAGHDPRDSTSVQAAVPDVVAAAKAGATGDLKGVRVGVVSQLHRGEGYQQGVLSSFNAAVDQLRELGAEVSEVDCPHIDYSMAAYYLILPSEVSSNLARFDAMRYGLRVGDDGTRSAEEVMALTRAAGFGPEVKRRIMIGTYALSAGYYDAYYNQAQKVRTLIARDLDEAYKSVDVLVSPATPTTAFRLGEKVDDPLAMYLFDLCTLPLNLAGHCGMSVPSGLSPDDNLPVGLQIMAPALADDRLYRVGAAYEAARGPLPTAL; via the coding sequence GTGAGCAACGCCGACCTGGTCCGGCTGTCCGCCGCCGACCTCGCCGCCAAGATCGCGGCCAAGGAAGTCTCCTCCACCGAGGCCACCGCGGCCTGTCTGGAGCAGATCGACCGCACCGACGGTCAGTACAACGCGTTTCTGCACGTCGCCGGCGAGCAGGCGCTGGCCACCGCCGCGGCGATCGACAAGCGGGTCGCCGGAGGCGAAGAGTTGCCGTCGGCGCTGGCCGGGGTCCCGCTGGCGCTCAAGGACGTGTTCACCACCACCGACATGCCCACCACCTGCGGATCGAAGATCCTGGAGGGCTGGAACTCGCCGTACGACGCGACGGTGACCGAGCGGCTGCGGGCCGCGGGCCTGCCGATCCTGGGCAAGACCAACATGGACGAGTTCGCCATGGGCTCCTCCACCGAGAACTCGGCCTACGGCCCCACGCGCAACCCGTGGGACACCGAGCGGGTGCCCGGCGGCTCCGGCGGCGGCAGTGCGGCCGCCCTGGCGGCCTTCCAGGCGCCGCTGGCCATCGGTTCGGACACCGGCGGCTCGATCCGGCAGCCCGCGGCGCTGACCGCCACGGTCGGGGTGAAGCCCACCTACGGCACCGTCAGCCGGTACGGGCTGATCGCCTGCGCCTCGTCGCTGGACCAGGGCGGGCCCTGCGCCCGCACGGTGCTCGACACCGCGCTGCTGCACGAGGTGATCGCCGGCCACGACCCGCGCGATTCGACGTCGGTACAGGCGGCGGTGCCCGACGTGGTGGCCGCGGCCAAGGCCGGCGCGACCGGCGACCTCAAGGGCGTCCGGGTGGGCGTGGTGTCCCAGCTGCACCGCGGCGAGGGCTACCAGCAGGGCGTGCTGTCGTCGTTCAACGCCGCCGTCGACCAGCTGCGCGAGCTCGGCGCGGAGGTCAGCGAGGTCGACTGCCCGCACATCGACTACTCGATGGCCGCCTACTACCTGATCCTCCCGTCCGAGGTGTCCAGCAACCTGGCCCGCTTCGACGCCATGCGCTACGGCCTGCGGGTTGGTGACGACGGCACGCGCAGCGCCGAGGAGGTCATGGCGCTGACCCGGGCCGCCGGCTTCGGCCCAGAAGTCAAGCGCCGCATCATGATCGGTACCTACGCGCTGTCGGCGGGGTACTACGACGCGTACTACAACCAGGCCCAGAAGGTACGCACCCTGATCGCCCGCGACCTCGACGAGGCCTACAAGTCCGTCGACGTGCTGGTGTCGCCGGCCACCCCGACCACCGCGTTCCGGCTCGGGGAGAAGGTCGACGACCCGCTGGCGATGTACCTGTTCGACCTGTGCACGCTGCCGTTGAACCTCGCCGGGCACTGCGGCATGTCGGTGCCCTCGGGGCTGTCGCCCGACGACAACCTGCCGGTGGGCCTGCAGATCATGGCGCCGGCGCTGGCCGACGACCGGCTCTACCGCGTGGGTGCGGCGTACGAGGCCGCGAGGGGCCCGCTGCCAACCGCGCTGTAA
- a CDS encoding DeoR/GlpR family DNA-binding transcription regulator → MDSESRQARIVEFARTRERVEVGALADELGVASETIRRDLKVLAGRRLLKRVHGGAIAVETAGFESGLQYRSQVDLAQKHRIAGAAAGLVHGAETVYLDEGFSPRLIAERLTDSALTVVTSSLLAAEALADSTSVTVLLLGGRLRGRTLATVDHWAVSRLQTLQIDLAYLGTNGVSLEHGLTTPDPAVAAVKQAAVRASRRSVLVAAHSKFGVDHFARFAEIAQFETIVTGTELPAVEAQRYEALGPRVIRA, encoded by the coding sequence GTGGATTCGGAGAGCAGACAGGCCCGGATCGTCGAGTTCGCCCGGACCCGGGAACGGGTCGAGGTCGGCGCCCTGGCCGACGAACTCGGGGTCGCGAGCGAGACGATCCGCCGTGATCTGAAGGTCCTGGCGGGCCGGCGGTTGCTCAAGCGGGTGCACGGCGGGGCGATCGCTGTGGAGACGGCCGGGTTCGAGTCCGGCCTGCAGTACCGCAGTCAGGTCGACCTCGCGCAGAAGCACCGGATCGCCGGGGCGGCCGCGGGACTGGTCCACGGCGCCGAAACGGTCTACCTGGACGAGGGTTTCAGCCCGCGGCTGATCGCCGAGCGGCTCACCGACAGCGCGCTGACGGTGGTCACGTCGTCGCTGCTGGCGGCCGAGGCACTCGCCGACAGCACCAGCGTGACGGTGCTGCTGCTCGGTGGGCGGCTGCGCGGCAGGACGTTGGCCACCGTCGACCACTGGGCGGTCAGCCGGCTGCAGACCCTGCAGATCGACCTGGCTTATCTGGGCACCAACGGGGTGTCGCTCGAGCACGGGCTGACCACCCCCGACCCCGCGGTGGCCGCGGTGAAGCAGGCGGCCGTGCGGGCGTCCCGGCGCAGCGTGCTCGTCGCCGCGCACTCCAAGTTCGGCGTCGACCACTTCGCCCGGTTCGCCGAGATCGCCCAGTTCGAGACCATCGTCACCGGAACCGAGTTGCCCGCCGTCGAGGCCCAGCGTTACGAGGCGTTGGGCCCCAGGGTGATTCGGGCCTGA
- a CDS encoding mycofactocin-coupled SDR family oxidoreductase, whose translation MAELDNSVAVITGAGRGQGRSHAVALAAEGADIIAIDRCADVEHIPYPMATKEDLEETAELVRATGRRVVPVIADVRDLAELRAGVQSGIDELGEVDIVVANAGVVAMGLPDPDDEELYRTIVDTNLNGVWHTIAATAPSIIRKGRGGSIILTSSMQGLVGRGGDGSAAMFAYAASKHGVVGLMRSAANAYAQHNIRVNSVHPTGVATPMIMNEHMANVFAGSAPSTAMAGNLLPVPFVEAQDVTNAVVWLAGPKSRYITGTALPVDAGNAAM comes from the coding sequence ATGGCAGAACTGGACAACAGCGTCGCGGTCATCACCGGTGCCGGGCGGGGGCAGGGCCGAAGCCACGCCGTCGCGCTGGCCGCCGAGGGTGCCGACATCATCGCGATCGACCGGTGCGCCGACGTCGAACACATCCCATACCCGATGGCCACCAAGGAGGACCTGGAGGAGACCGCGGAGCTGGTCCGCGCCACCGGGCGCCGGGTGGTCCCGGTGATCGCCGACGTCCGCGACCTCGCCGAGTTGCGTGCGGGCGTGCAGAGCGGGATCGACGAACTCGGTGAGGTGGACATCGTGGTGGCCAACGCCGGCGTGGTCGCGATGGGACTGCCCGACCCCGACGACGAAGAGCTCTACCGCACCATCGTGGACACCAACCTCAACGGCGTGTGGCACACCATCGCGGCCACCGCGCCGTCGATCATCCGGAAGGGCCGCGGCGGTTCAATCATCCTGACCAGCTCCATGCAGGGACTGGTGGGCCGCGGCGGTGACGGCAGCGCCGCGATGTTCGCCTACGCCGCGTCCAAGCACGGCGTCGTCGGACTCATGCGGTCGGCGGCGAATGCCTATGCCCAACACAACATTCGGGTGAATTCGGTGCATCCCACCGGCGTCGCGACGCCGATGATCATGAACGAGCACATGGCCAATGTCTTTGCCGGCAGCGCGCCCTCGACGGCGATGGCCGGCAACCTGTTGCCCGTGCCGTTCGTCGAGGCGCAGGACGTCACGAACGCCGTTGTGTGGTTGGCCGGTCCGAAGTCCCGGTACATCACCGGCACGGCGCTTCCGGTGGACGCCGGCAACGCGGCGATGTGA
- a CDS encoding amino acid-binding protein, which yields MPSYLLRVRLDDRPGSLGSLAVALGSAGADILSLDVVERASGYAIDDLVVDLPAGAMPDTLITAAEALKGIRVESIRPHTGLLEAHRELELIDRVAAAGNRAARLQVLVDEAPRVLRVGWCTVLRVAESGLQRVAGSPSAPETRPDSAPWLPLASAQALDGTADWVPQLWRDMDTTLAAAPLGEQHTAVVLGRPGGPDFRPSEVARLGYLAGIVATILA from the coding sequence GTGCCTTCCTATCTACTGCGGGTCCGACTCGACGACCGGCCGGGCAGCCTCGGCTCCCTGGCCGTGGCGTTGGGATCCGCGGGTGCCGACATCCTGTCGCTGGACGTGGTCGAGCGGGCGTCGGGCTACGCCATCGACGACCTGGTGGTCGACCTGCCCGCCGGCGCCATGCCCGACACCCTGATCACGGCCGCCGAGGCGCTCAAAGGCATCCGGGTGGAATCGATCCGGCCCCACACCGGACTGCTCGAGGCGCACCGCGAACTCGAACTGATCGACCGCGTCGCGGCCGCCGGCAACCGGGCCGCGCGGCTGCAGGTGCTCGTCGACGAGGCGCCGCGGGTGCTGCGCGTGGGCTGGTGCACGGTGCTCCGCGTGGCCGAGTCGGGGCTGCAACGGGTGGCCGGAAGTCCCAGCGCGCCCGAGACCCGACCCGATTCGGCGCCCTGGCTGCCGCTGGCGTCGGCGCAGGCCCTCGACGGCACCGCCGACTGGGTGCCGCAGCTGTGGCGCGACATGGACACCACGTTGGCCGCGGCCCCGCTGGGCGAGCAGCACACCGCGGTCGTCCTGGGCCGTCCCGGCGGGCCCGACTTCCGGCCCTCGGAGGTGGCCCGGCTGGGCTACCTGGCCGGCATCGTCGCGACCATCCTGGCCTGA
- the gatC gene encoding Asp-tRNA(Asn)/Glu-tRNA(Gln) amidotransferase subunit GatC — translation MSQISRDDVAHLARLARLALTDDELDGFSGQLGAILDHVSQIQAVDVTDVEATDNPLKDVNVTRPDTVQPSLTQQEALAAAPRAAEGRFEVPQILGESQ, via the coding sequence GTGTCGCAGATCTCCCGAGATGATGTCGCCCACCTGGCGCGGCTGGCCCGCCTGGCGCTGACCGATGACGAGCTGGACGGCTTCTCCGGCCAGCTCGGCGCGATCCTCGATCACGTCAGCCAGATCCAGGCCGTCGACGTCACCGATGTCGAGGCCACCGACAATCCGCTCAAGGACGTCAACGTCACCCGCCCGGACACGGTGCAACCCAGCCTGACCCAGCAGGAGGCGCTGGCCGCGGCCCCCCGCGCCGCCGAGGGCCGCTTCGAGGTTCCGCAGATCCTGGGGGAGAGCCAGTGA